In the Gemmatimonadota bacterium genome, TGGTTCGGCGTGATGTGGGTGACCTTCCTGGTCATCTCCCTCTGGTTCGGCGAGGACCTCGGCGTGCGCGGGCAGGTCGTGGTCAACCTGGTGTTCATCTTCTTCGGCGGATCGCTCCTGATGATCCGGCGGTACGGGCTCGACCCGCGCACCGCCTTCGCGCTGCGGCCGGTACACCCGCTGGTCTGGTTGGCCGTAGTCATCGGGGCCCCCGCCGGCTACCTCGTCGGGATCGGCCTTGCCGAGCTTGTGAACAGCTACGTCTTCCCCGTGCCCCAGAACGTGCTCGAGGCCTTCGGCGACACTCTGCTGGGCGACCAGATGCCCCTTTGGCAGCTGCTGCTGTTCCTCACCATCATGCCCGGCATCCTGGAGGAGCTCGCGTTCCGCGGCGTCCTCCTGCACGGGCTCCGGAAGATGTTCGGCCCCGTTGGGATCTGCCTGATGGTGGGAGCGATCTTCGGGATCTTCCACGTGTCCTTGTTTCGGCTGCTCCCGACGGCGTACCTCGGGGTGGTCTTCGCTGCGGTGGTCCTGCTCACGGGCTCCATCTTTCCGGTGATGCTCTGGCACTTCGCCAACAACGCCATCGGGCTCGTGCCGGCTCACATGGGGTGGGTCACGGAGGAGACGGTGATTCCGTGGTGGGGCTATGCGCTGGCCCTGGTGGGTCTGCTTGTCGCGCTCGGGATGATCTGGAGCGTGCGCACGCCGTATCCGGACATGAAGAAGAAGAGACCAGAGGGGTTCGGGTAGGCCCGATGCTCCGCCGATTGGAAGGAGGTCGCTCGGAGGGGTGGATACCCCGTGCCGGCCATCGATCTCTCTGAGGCAGAGGATCGGGCCATCTGGTTCCACGGCTACATCCGCACCTACTTGGAGCGCGATCTTCAGGATCTCTCGGCCATCGACAATCTCGTGGACTTCCGCCGGCTGATGCAGGCCACGTGCCTCAGGCTCGGTCAACTCCTCAACCAGACCGAGCTCGGACGCGACGTGCAACTTCCGCAGCCGACCGTGCGGCGATGGCTGAACCTCCTGGAGACCTCATATCAGCTCGTGCGGCTTCCCGCGTACTCCGTGAACCGCACGAAGCGGCTGATCAAGACCCCCAAAGCCTACTGGTGCGACACCGCGCTGGCTCTCCAA is a window encoding:
- a CDS encoding DUF4143 domain-containing protein, translated to MPAIDLSEAEDRAIWFHGYIRTYLERDLQDLSAIDNLVDFRRLMQATCLRLGQLLNQTELGRDVQLPQPTVRRWLNLLETSYQLVRLPAYSVNRTKRLIKTPKAYWCDTALALQLGGLSEPGGPHLENLVLCDLLAWRDSSVAGRPSWPSLGGACSELTVPRRAGRWAPRMGSDENP